A genomic region of Fodinisporobacter ferrooxydans contains the following coding sequences:
- a CDS encoding CCA tRNA nucleotidyltransferase yields the protein MNDCTSWQSMENPVMIMRSLFDSTQGKAAYQILRTLVSAGYDAYLVGGCVRNVLLGLPIVDFDITTSARPEIVARLFPHTVETGIRFGTVTVIHEAVHIEVTTFRSERKYLDTRHPSEVQFETSILADLQRRDFTMNAIACSLLGELVDPYGGVKDINERTIRGVGNPMERMREDLLRCVRAFRFMAQLGFAIDASTFEAIASCSDKLEQIARERVGVEWRKMISAAHSIPLQQLADTGWLRVFDLSYRLEHLPKWQVFVNCYKNMTDEAAQLALLARLLNKTEQEFGEWLRSLRYGRETVATGRQILACSMRLQIECTDHERSGDQTFIFLKDMLFAYGLQIAIQGVHIHNQLHPAHRIDETRVRDVCNAMPIHNSKQLQLDGRDLLPLAGGKGGPWIGQMLQELAMGVLHGHLPNQRQQLMDWAKTQIAERKQNGTIQS from the coding sequence ATGAACGATTGTACCAGTTGGCAATCGATGGAAAACCCTGTTATGATTATGCGAAGTCTGTTTGATTCGACACAAGGGAAAGCGGCGTATCAGATTTTGCGCACGCTTGTCTCTGCCGGATATGATGCCTATCTGGTAGGCGGCTGTGTACGCAATGTATTGTTGGGTCTGCCGATTGTCGATTTCGATATCACTACATCCGCTCGTCCCGAAATCGTCGCCCGGCTTTTTCCCCACACCGTCGAGACGGGGATTCGGTTTGGAACTGTGACGGTGATCCATGAAGCTGTACACATCGAGGTGACTACGTTCCGAAGTGAAAGAAAGTATCTGGATACCCGGCATCCCTCCGAAGTTCAATTCGAAACATCCATTCTGGCAGATCTGCAGCGGCGGGATTTTACCATGAACGCCATCGCCTGTTCCCTGCTCGGGGAGCTGGTAGATCCGTATGGCGGCGTCAAGGATATCAATGAGCGGACAATCCGCGGCGTAGGAAACCCGATGGAACGCATGCGGGAAGACCTGCTGCGGTGTGTCCGCGCCTTCCGCTTTATGGCGCAACTCGGGTTTGCAATTGACGCCTCAACATTCGAAGCGATTGCGTCCTGTTCCGATAAGCTCGAACAGATCGCGAGAGAACGGGTGGGTGTGGAGTGGAGGAAAATGATTTCTGCCGCACATTCCATTCCTTTGCAGCAGTTAGCTGACACAGGATGGCTGCGCGTATTTGATTTGTCCTATCGCTTGGAACACCTCCCGAAATGGCAAGTATTTGTCAATTGTTATAAAAATATGACGGATGAAGCTGCACAGCTTGCCTTGTTGGCACGACTTTTGAACAAGACGGAGCAGGAGTTTGGGGAATGGCTGCGTTCCCTGCGCTATGGCCGGGAAACGGTTGCGACAGGCAGGCAAATCCTTGCATGCAGCATGCGGTTGCAAATCGAATGTACAGACCATGAAAGATCAGGAGATCAGACCTTTATTTTTTTAAAAGACATGCTTTTTGCATATGGGTTGCAAATCGCAATACAGGGAGTTCACATACATAACCAGTTGCATCCTGCACATCGAATCGATGAAACACGGGTGCGGGATGTATGTAACGCCATGCCCATTCACAATTCCAAGCAACTCCAGCTCGATGGCAGGGATCTGCTTCCGCTTGCGGGCGGCAAAGGCGGGCCCTGGATCGGACAAATGCTGCAAGAACTTGCCATGGGCGTACTGCACGGACACCTCCCCAATCAACGGCAGCAGTTGATGGACTGGGCAAAAACTCAGATTGCGGAAAGGAAGCAGAATGGAACCATACAGTCATGA
- a CDS encoding undecaprenyl-diphosphate phosphatase gives MNLWQSIILGVVQGITEFLPVSSSGHLVFVQKVLGVKDGALTMDVLLHLGTLVALVIVYWHSLWDIVRHPLSRFARLVYVAVIPTAIIGVLFQDVFDRLFENGGTLGVEFMATGVILWFADGKKSRGKTIRQITYGDACIVGILQGAAILPAISRSGLTITGALFRGFDRELAAHFSFLVSVPVILGATILEVKDLLESTGTPSVGLLPAIAGMVAAALAGYASIRYMVHAIQTKRLRVFSYYVWLVGGFVLFDQFVTHYWF, from the coding sequence ATGAATCTATGGCAAAGTATCATTCTCGGAGTGGTACAGGGAATTACCGAGTTTTTGCCGGTCAGCAGTTCCGGTCATCTTGTGTTCGTACAAAAAGTGTTGGGAGTCAAAGACGGCGCACTGACGATGGACGTTCTTTTGCATCTTGGTACATTGGTCGCTCTTGTCATCGTCTATTGGCATTCTTTGTGGGACATTGTGCGACACCCTTTATCGAGATTTGCCCGACTTGTCTATGTAGCAGTGATTCCTACCGCAATCATCGGTGTTCTGTTTCAAGATGTATTTGACCGATTGTTTGAAAATGGTGGAACATTAGGAGTGGAATTCATGGCAACGGGTGTTATTTTGTGGTTTGCCGATGGAAAAAAAAGCAGGGGAAAAACAATCCGGCAAATTACATATGGAGATGCCTGTATTGTGGGGATTTTACAAGGTGCGGCCATCTTGCCGGCCATCTCCCGCTCCGGTTTGACGATTACAGGAGCATTGTTTCGAGGCTTTGATCGTGAACTTGCCGCCCATTTTTCTTTTCTCGTATCTGTACCTGTCATTCTCGGAGCGACAATACTGGAAGTAAAAGACTTGCTGGAAAGCACCGGAACCCCATCTGTCGGATTGCTTCCGGCTATTGCGGGGATGGTTGCCGCAGCGCTTGCCGGATATGCTTCTATCCGATATATGGTCCATGCGATTCAAACAAAACGATTGCGGGTGTTTAGTTATTATGTATGGCTGGTTGGAGGATTTGTGCTGTTCGATCAGTTTGTAACACATTATTGGTTTTAA
- the ylbJ gene encoding sporulation integral membrane protein YlbJ, producing MTGKARRSMTIFLAVVVVFLTISLVLYPEQAFQAGTDGLKVFWDAVFPSLLPFFILSEVMLGLGVVNALGVILEPLMRPLFSVPGAGAFALSMGLAAGYPMDAVITAKFRRNKLCSRIEGERLLAFTNTADPLFMFGSVAVGMFKSPSLGMLLAIAHYISAFLVGFSFKFYGRRTERKEREEESFTRETRTDKKGRMFSRAILELIKAREEDGRTLGKLLGDAVNDSIKTLFMICGFIIFFAVLIRVLTEVGFTSLLSYPLHSLFALLGIDPHLIGPTLSGIFEIDIGASQASQVAAPMVQKFLIVSAIIAWSGLSVHGQVASVLTGTDIRMFPYIMARMFHAVLAAILTVVFYNLGFGNELAHTFFLPTLWSGVTPTSAHWLVSWTALKNWADLLGITIGLSLLVYVGSRFRRRAPSSR from the coding sequence GTGACAGGAAAAGCCAGGCGTTCGATGACCATTTTTCTGGCCGTCGTCGTCGTATTTCTCACGATTTCCCTCGTACTGTATCCTGAACAGGCGTTCCAGGCTGGGACGGACGGATTAAAAGTATTCTGGGATGCAGTGTTCCCATCACTCCTTCCCTTCTTTATTCTGTCTGAAGTGATGTTGGGGTTAGGGGTAGTCAATGCGTTGGGAGTCATCTTGGAGCCGTTAATGCGGCCGCTGTTCAGCGTCCCAGGTGCAGGTGCATTCGCATTATCCATGGGACTGGCCGCCGGATATCCAATGGATGCAGTCATTACAGCAAAATTTCGCCGTAATAAGCTATGCAGCAGAATTGAAGGGGAGCGTCTGTTGGCATTTACGAATACGGCAGATCCATTATTTATGTTTGGCTCCGTAGCCGTCGGCATGTTTAAATCGCCGTCCCTTGGCATGCTTTTAGCAATCGCCCATTATATCAGCGCATTTCTCGTTGGTTTTAGCTTTAAATTTTACGGCAGACGAACTGAACGTAAAGAACGGGAAGAAGAATCGTTCACCAGGGAAACTCGTACTGACAAAAAAGGCCGAATGTTTAGCCGCGCGATTCTGGAATTGATAAAAGCCAGAGAAGAAGATGGCAGAACACTTGGAAAATTATTGGGCGATGCCGTCAATGATTCCATCAAAACACTTTTTATGATTTGCGGTTTTATTATTTTCTTCGCCGTACTGATTCGGGTGTTGACAGAAGTCGGCTTCACAAGCCTGCTGTCGTATCCGCTTCATAGTTTATTCGCGCTGCTTGGCATCGACCCGCATTTGATCGGGCCGACATTGAGCGGAATATTTGAAATCGATATCGGCGCATCCCAGGCTAGCCAGGTGGCTGCTCCAATGGTGCAAAAATTTTTGATTGTCAGCGCCATCATCGCATGGAGCGGATTGTCTGTGCATGGACAAGTGGCAAGTGTTTTGACAGGTACAGACATCCGGATGTTCCCTTATATTATGGCGCGCATGTTCCACGCAGTCTTGGCTGCCATTCTTACCGTCGTATTTTACAACTTGGGTTTTGGCAACGAATTGGCACATACTTTTTTCCTGCCGACATTGTGGTCTGGAGTTACACCGACAAGCGCCCATTGGCTGGTTTCCTGGACAGCGTTAAAAAATTGGGCCGACCTGTTGGGGATCACCATTGGATTATCGCTGCTTGTATACGTCGGCAGCCGATTCAGAAGACGCGCCCCTTCTTCCCGGTAA
- the dapB gene encoding 4-hydroxy-tetrahydrodipicolinate reductase: protein MSDTRQQRIRVAIAGAKGRMGREFVKTVLGTEDLELAGAIDRTLSGVDVGEVIGIGATGTSFTTDLERLIAEQSPDVLVDLTTPQVVKEHAELAIRYGTRPVIGTTGITLDDVKTWDRACRQREIGGLIAPNFAIGAILMMQFAKQAAKYLPHVEIIEMHHDKKLDAPSGTAQKTAEMIAEVRESFRQGHPDEEERLRGARGAELDGIRIHSVRLPGYVAHQEVLFGSTGQALSIRHDSFSRESFMPGIVLACRKVMTYTGMVYGLENLLQ, encoded by the coding sequence ATGAGTGACACAAGGCAGCAAAGGATTCGAGTAGCCATCGCAGGCGCAAAGGGCCGCATGGGCAGGGAATTTGTAAAAACAGTGTTGGGAACGGAAGATCTGGAATTGGCAGGCGCCATCGATCGGACGTTGTCCGGCGTAGATGTGGGGGAAGTGATCGGCATAGGTGCCACCGGCACTTCTTTTACAACCGATCTGGAACGATTGATTGCGGAACAGTCGCCGGATGTGTTGGTCGATCTTACGACACCCCAAGTGGTAAAAGAACATGCAGAGTTGGCGATACGCTATGGAACCCGGCCGGTGATCGGCACGACAGGCATTACTCTGGACGATGTGAAAACATGGGACAGAGCGTGCCGGCAGCGGGAAATCGGCGGTTTGATCGCACCGAATTTTGCCATCGGCGCGATCTTGATGATGCAGTTTGCCAAACAGGCGGCGAAATATTTGCCACATGTGGAAATTATCGAAATGCATCACGACAAAAAATTGGATGCCCCCTCTGGTACGGCACAAAAAACGGCGGAAATGATTGCAGAAGTCAGGGAGTCGTTTCGCCAAGGACATCCGGATGAGGAGGAGCGGCTGCGCGGCGCTCGCGGTGCCGAGCTTGACGGCATTCGCATCCACAGCGTGCGTTTGCCGGGGTATGTAGCGCATCAGGAAGTGCTGTTCGGCAGCACAGGGCAGGCGCTCTCGATTCGTCATGACTCTTTTTCCAGAGAGTCCTTTATGCCAGGGATTGTACTTGCATGCCGGAAAGTCATGACATATACGGGAATGGTATATGGCCTTGAGAATCTCTTGCAATAG
- a CDS encoding nucleotide pyrophosphohydrolase — protein MTELTIREMQEIVDRYISQYKEGYFQPMTLVVRLSEELGELAREVNHHYGEKPKKANEEEGSIGLELGDLLFVITCLANSLEIDLAESFRQVVHKFQTRDANRWTPKDPE, from the coding sequence ATGACTGAACTAACCATCCGAGAGATGCAAGAGATTGTGGATCGCTATATTTCACAGTATAAAGAAGGCTATTTTCAACCCATGACTTTGGTCGTGCGGCTGTCGGAAGAATTAGGAGAATTGGCTCGTGAAGTGAATCATCACTATGGAGAAAAGCCGAAAAAAGCGAACGAAGAGGAAGGAAGCATCGGATTGGAATTGGGAGATCTGCTTTTTGTCATTACATGCCTTGCCAATTCCCTGGAAATCGATCTGGCCGAATCTTTTCGCCAGGTCGTGCATAAGTTCCAAACCCGTGACGCCAATCGATGGACACCGAAAGATCCGGAATAA
- the bshB1 gene encoding bacillithiol biosynthesis deacetylase BshB1, which yields MTEDFTVLAFGAHPDDVEIGAGGILALHAELGYKVGICDLTEAEMSSNGTVETRRQEAQRAADILGVQARFQLHLQDRGLRLERFMIDRVVGILRETRPRIILAPHPSDRHPDHGWCAQIVREAWFSAGLRKYQPADSHAEPYRPQQLYYYFINDTHSVPLAVDVSSVYGRKREALLAYATQFQRQSGKAETPLNNGIFLNAVEGRDAMFGQQINARFAEGLLPAQLLAIQDLTTFA from the coding sequence ATGACGGAAGATTTCACAGTTCTGGCGTTTGGCGCACATCCGGATGACGTGGAAATCGGTGCAGGCGGCATTCTCGCACTCCATGCGGAATTGGGATATAAAGTAGGCATTTGTGATCTTACCGAGGCGGAAATGTCTTCCAACGGAACGGTGGAAACAAGAAGGCAGGAAGCGCAACGGGCTGCTGACATTCTCGGCGTACAAGCGCGCTTTCAACTGCATTTGCAAGACCGCGGGCTTAGGCTCGAGCGCTTTATGATCGATCGGGTTGTCGGCATTTTAAGGGAGACAAGACCCAGAATTATCTTGGCGCCACATCCGTCCGATCGCCATCCGGATCACGGCTGGTGTGCGCAAATCGTGCGCGAGGCCTGGTTTTCCGCAGGACTGCGCAAGTATCAACCGGCAGACAGTCATGCAGAGCCATATCGTCCGCAGCAGTTGTATTACTATTTTATCAATGATACGCATTCCGTTCCCCTTGCCGTTGATGTTTCAAGTGTTTATGGCCGCAAGCGGGAGGCGCTTCTGGCATATGCCACGCAATTTCAGCGGCAGTCCGGCAAAGCGGAAACACCTTTAAACAACGGTATTTTCCTAAATGCCGTGGAAGGGCGCGATGCGATGTTTGGCCAACAGATCAATGCCCGTTTTGCGGAAGGCTTGCTTCCGGCACAATTGTTGGCAATTCAAGATTTGACAACATTCGCTTAG
- the panB gene encoding 3-methyl-2-oxobutanoate hydroxymethyltransferase yields the protein MANKKLSVTDLREKKIHKEKLVMMTAYDYPSAKMAEAAGIDMILVGDSLGMAVLGYDSTLPVTIEDMVHHTKAVTRGAKQTMVVADLPFLTYTNVQDAIIHAGRLMQEGLADAVKMEGGTEIASQIEALVQAGIPVIGHIGLTPQAVNQLGGFKVQGSDPISAKRIFIAAKELEQAGCSGIVLECVPRVLAGLITEALSIPTIGIGAGAECDGQVLVLHDLLGLSEAYLPRFAKQYMDGYGQMVEAIAEYRKEVKEQAFPDHDHSFGMKKEWAEQLRNDIAALQEEWKRL from the coding sequence ATGGCAAATAAAAAACTTAGCGTAACGGATTTGCGTGAGAAAAAAATACACAAAGAAAAACTCGTCATGATGACAGCATATGATTATCCTTCAGCGAAAATGGCGGAAGCGGCCGGTATCGACATGATTCTCGTGGGGGACTCTCTGGGAATGGCCGTATTGGGGTATGATTCCACATTGCCTGTTACCATCGAGGATATGGTTCACCACACAAAAGCGGTGACCCGGGGTGCAAAACAAACGATGGTAGTTGCGGACTTGCCTTTTTTGACGTATACGAATGTGCAGGATGCTATCATCCATGCAGGCAGATTGATGCAAGAAGGTTTGGCCGACGCTGTAAAAATGGAAGGCGGAACGGAAATCGCTTCCCAAATTGAAGCGTTGGTACAGGCGGGAATTCCGGTGATCGGCCATATCGGTTTAACCCCACAGGCGGTAAATCAACTCGGCGGGTTTAAAGTGCAAGGAAGTGATCCGATTTCAGCGAAGCGCATTTTTATCGCTGCGAAAGAACTGGAGCAAGCAGGCTGCTCCGGGATCGTGCTGGAATGTGTGCCGCGGGTGCTGGCAGGATTGATTACGGAAGCTTTGAGCATTCCGACGATCGGAATCGGTGCAGGCGCAGAATGTGACGGACAGGTATTGGTGCTGCATGATTTGTTGGGCTTGTCGGAAGCGTATCTGCCGCGTTTTGCGAAACAATATATGGATGGATACGGACAAATGGTTGAAGCGATTGCAGAATATCGGAAAGAAGTAAAAGAACAGGCATTTCCTGATCATGACCATTCCTTTGGGATGAAAAAAGAATGGGCTGAACAACTGCGCAACGACATTGCCGCATTGCAGGAGGAATGGAAACGATTATGA
- a CDS encoding biotin--[acetyl-CoA-carboxylase] ligase, with the protein MEPYSHDTVRAAGPFQIFQFGTVHSTNTLALERLQSMDVPEFTVFLADRQTEGRGRQGKHWDSPKAAGVWMSIVVHPYLPLSVASQLTLVTAIAVRRGLAHLTGSSPNIKWPNDIFYGNRKVCGILTETTVREKQVKSAVIGIGVNVNILPNEFPSYLQKTSTSLLAVTGKEWDRDRVADAILKEFADCYRQFLTERSFAKFRQEWETFNHTLGKTVQVNYNHAQISGVATGIDPDGCLIIQKNDGETIRIHSGELQMLTSS; encoded by the coding sequence ATGGAACCATACAGTCATGATACAGTCAGAGCAGCAGGACCGTTTCAAATCTTTCAATTTGGAACGGTTCATTCGACGAATACACTTGCGCTGGAACGCTTGCAATCGATGGACGTTCCGGAATTTACCGTTTTTTTGGCGGATCGGCAAACGGAAGGGCGGGGCAGGCAGGGCAAACACTGGGACTCTCCAAAAGCAGCAGGTGTCTGGATGTCAATCGTTGTACATCCTTATTTGCCATTGTCGGTCGCATCCCAGTTGACATTGGTGACAGCCATCGCGGTTCGGCGCGGACTGGCCCATTTGACTGGCAGCAGCCCAAACATAAAATGGCCCAATGATATCTTTTACGGCAACCGGAAAGTATGCGGCATTTTGACCGAGACGACTGTCCGGGAAAAACAGGTAAAGTCAGCCGTGATCGGCATTGGTGTCAATGTGAACATCCTGCCGAATGAATTTCCGTCCTATTTGCAAAAAACGTCTACATCCCTGCTTGCGGTGACAGGAAAAGAATGGGATCGGGATCGAGTGGCAGACGCCATACTGAAAGAATTCGCAGACTGTTATCGCCAATTTTTAACCGAACGTTCCTTTGCGAAATTTCGCCAGGAATGGGAGACGTTCAACCATACACTGGGCAAAACCGTCCAAGTCAACTACAACCATGCGCAAATCAGCGGCGTTGCCACGGGTATCGATCCGGATGGCTGTCTCATCATCCAAAAAAACGACGGGGAAACGATACGGATCCATTCCGGCGAGCTGCAAATGTTGACAAGCTCCTAG
- a CDS encoding methylglyoxal synthase: MLHIALIAHDRKKEEMVNFAIAYETILAQAKLFSTGTTGARIMEQTNLQIHRFLSGPLGGDQQIGARIAEDQMDLVIFLRDPLMAQPHEPDIIALLRLCDVHNIPVATNLATAEVLIQGLRAGFFGWRDGLGERK, encoded by the coding sequence ATGCTGCATATCGCTCTCATTGCACATGACCGAAAAAAGGAAGAAATGGTCAATTTTGCTATCGCTTATGAAACCATTTTGGCACAGGCCAAGCTGTTTTCGACCGGTACGACAGGCGCACGGATCATGGAACAGACAAACTTGCAAATCCACCGCTTTTTATCCGGCCCCCTTGGCGGTGACCAGCAAATCGGCGCGCGGATTGCGGAAGATCAGATGGACTTGGTCATATTTTTGCGGGATCCGCTGATGGCACAACCGCATGAACCGGATATTATCGCCTTACTGCGCTTATGTGATGTGCACAACATACCGGTCGCTACGAATCTGGCAACCGCGGAAGTGTTGATTCAGGGATTGCGGGCCGGATTTTTCGGCTGGCGGGACGGATTAGGTGAGCGGAAATGA
- the bshA gene encoding N-acetyl-alpha-D-glucosaminyl L-malate synthase BshA, whose translation MNIGISCYPTLGGSGVLATELGKALASRGHKVHIISDAIPFRLLGEFHENIMFHEVDVANYALFKNPPHELSLATKLAEVIEYAELDILHSHYAIPHAVCAYLAKEMRPESRVKIITTLHGTDITVLAQDRSLRDMIRFGIEKSDLVTAVSDSLVKQTEELFRPRCPIRRVYNFVDPNTYRRIDVKQMRNCFAKPEQKILLHASNFRAVKRVLDVVEVFDRVQQTVPSVLLLVGEGPELAKVRQIVKEKHLESNVKFLGKQDEVAKLYSLADLFVLPSEKESFGLVALEAMACGVPVIGSDAGGIPEVVEHGKCGYLYPVGDVQSMAEGAIQLLLDDHLHASFAVYARKRVLDRFTLEDLVNEYERLYQLAIDGKPCYDYAKSV comes from the coding sequence GTGAATATCGGAATCAGTTGCTATCCGACGCTTGGCGGTTCTGGCGTATTGGCGACCGAATTGGGGAAAGCATTGGCTTCCAGGGGACATAAAGTGCATATCATTTCAGACGCGATCCCCTTTCGGCTGCTTGGGGAGTTTCATGAAAACATTATGTTTCACGAAGTAGATGTGGCAAATTATGCGTTGTTTAAAAATCCGCCGCATGAATTATCCCTCGCCACCAAGCTGGCGGAAGTGATCGAATATGCGGAATTGGATATTCTGCACAGCCATTATGCCATTCCCCATGCAGTATGTGCGTATTTGGCAAAGGAAATGCGTCCCGAATCCCGTGTGAAAATCATCACCACATTGCATGGAACGGATATTACCGTATTGGCGCAAGATCGTTCGCTGCGAGATATGATTCGTTTTGGCATTGAAAAAAGCGATTTGGTTACGGCTGTTTCCGACAGCCTGGTCAAACAAACGGAAGAGTTATTCCGGCCCCGCTGTCCGATCCGGCGCGTTTATAATTTTGTCGATCCCAATACATACAGGCGCATCGACGTGAAGCAAATGCGCAACTGTTTTGCCAAACCGGAGCAGAAGATCCTCTTGCATGCTTCCAATTTTCGGGCAGTAAAACGAGTGCTGGATGTAGTCGAGGTGTTTGATCGGGTGCAACAAACGGTTCCCAGCGTGCTGCTGCTTGTAGGGGAAGGGCCGGAATTGGCAAAAGTCAGGCAAATCGTCAAAGAAAAACATTTGGAATCCAACGTGAAATTTTTGGGAAAACAGGATGAAGTGGCAAAACTCTATTCCCTGGCAGATCTGTTTGTATTGCCATCGGAGAAAGAGAGCTTTGGTTTGGTTGCACTTGAGGCAATGGCCTGCGGAGTGCCTGTCATCGGCTCGGACGCTGGCGGCATTCCGGAAGTCGTCGAACACGGGAAATGCGGCTATCTGTATCCGGTCGGCGATGTGCAAAGCATGGCGGAAGGTGCGATTCAATTGCTGCTTGACGACCATTTGCATGCAAGTTTTGCCGTCTATGCACGAAAACGGGTGCTGGACAGGTTTACTTTGGAGGATTTGGTGAACGAATATGAACGATTGTACCAGTTGGCAATCGATGGAAAACCCTGTTATGATTATGCGAAGTCTGTTTGA